Proteins found in one Bordetella genomosp. 9 genomic segment:
- a CDS encoding aspartate kinase: MSLIVHKYGGTSMGSVERIKNVARRVAKWHAAGHKVVVVPSAMAGETNRLLGLAREIMPQPDGRELDMIAATGEQASSGLLAIALQAEGVPARSYAGWQVPVRTDSAYTKARITSIDDARIRADLDAGRVVIVTGFQGIDEEGHITTLGRGGSDTSAVAVAAALKADECLIYTDVDGVYTTDPRVVPEARRMPVVSFEEMLEMASLGSKVLQIRSVEFAGKYRVPTRVLSSLTDPMIPLDEEMRSGTLITFEDDEKMEAAVVSGIAFSRDEAKITLFAVPDKPGIAYAILGPVAAANIDVDMIVQNQSVAGTTDFSFTVNRNEFLRTIDVLKRDVMPAVHARELVTDDKVCKVSIVGIGMRSHVGVASLMFQTLSNEGINIQMISTSEIKTSVIIDDKYMELAVRSLHKAFGLDQAPGEKA; the protein is encoded by the coding sequence ATGTCCCTGATCGTTCACAAGTATGGCGGTACCTCGATGGGCTCGGTCGAGCGCATCAAGAACGTGGCGCGCCGCGTCGCGAAGTGGCATGCCGCCGGCCACAAAGTCGTGGTCGTGCCCTCCGCCATGGCAGGGGAAACCAACCGCCTGCTGGGCCTGGCCCGCGAAATCATGCCGCAGCCCGATGGCCGCGAGCTGGACATGATCGCCGCCACCGGCGAACAGGCGTCCAGCGGACTGCTGGCCATCGCGCTGCAGGCCGAAGGCGTGCCGGCGCGCAGCTACGCCGGCTGGCAGGTGCCGGTGCGCACCGATTCCGCCTACACCAAGGCCCGCATCACCTCGATCGACGACGCCCGCATCCGCGCCGACCTGGACGCCGGCCGCGTCGTCATCGTTACGGGCTTCCAGGGCATCGACGAAGAAGGCCACATCACGACGCTGGGCCGGGGCGGTTCGGATACCTCCGCCGTCGCGGTGGCCGCCGCCCTCAAGGCCGACGAATGCCTGATCTACACGGACGTGGACGGCGTCTACACGACCGATCCGCGCGTCGTGCCGGAAGCGCGCCGCATGCCCGTGGTGTCCTTCGAGGAAATGCTGGAAATGGCCTCGCTGGGCTCCAAGGTCCTGCAGATCCGCTCCGTCGAGTTCGCGGGCAAGTATCGCGTGCCGACGCGCGTGCTGTCCTCGCTGACCGACCCCATGATTCCGCTCGACGAGGAAATGCGCTCGGGCACGCTGATTACCTTTGAGGATGACGAAAAAATGGAAGCCGCCGTTGTCTCCGGCATCGCCTTCAGCCGCGACGAAGCCAAGATCACCCTGTTCGCCGTGCCGGACAAGCCGGGCATCGCCTACGCCATCCTGGGCCCCGTCGCCGCCGCCAACATCGACGTCGACATGATCGTGCAGAACCAGTCGGTCGCGGGCACCACGGACTTTTCCTTCACCGTCAACCGCAACGAATTCCTGCGCACCATCGACGTCCTGAAGCGCGACGTCATGCCGGCCGTGCACGCCCGTGAACTGGTCACCGACGACAAGGTCTGCAAGGTCTCCATCGTCGGCATCGGCATGCGCTCGCACGTCGGCGTCGCCAGCCTGATGTTCCAGACGCTGTCGAACGAAGGCATCAATATCCAGATGATCAGCACCAGCGAAATCAAGACCTCGGTGATCATCGACGACAAGTACATGGAGCTGGCTGTCCGCTCGCTGCACAAGGCCTTCGGCCTGGATCAGGCGCCGGGCGAAAAGGCCTGA
- a CDS encoding type II toxin-antitoxin system Phd/YefM family antitoxin: MNIHEAKTTLSKLIEAIELGKENDVVIARNGRPAAKLVAMPKLATSKQLGVAMGRFEVPDDIDGDNDQIADLFSGGPIR, encoded by the coding sequence GTGAACATTCATGAGGCCAAAACAACGCTCTCCAAACTGATCGAGGCGATCGAACTTGGAAAGGAAAATGACGTCGTCATAGCGCGCAACGGCCGGCCGGCGGCGAAGTTGGTCGCAATGCCAAAGTTGGCAACGAGCAAACAGCTCGGCGTGGCGATGGGCCGCTTCGAAGTCCCCGATGATATCGACGGCGACAATGATCAGATCGCTGACCTGTTCTCAGGTGGCCCCATACGATGA
- a CDS encoding GntR family transcriptional regulator codes for MTEADATPRTPRSPSTPRRRADGGNYSPQSLPEQVADKLLQAILDGEIPSGARLPEIALAEEYKVSRATIRDALAQLERHHFVEKLPRFGCRVIEVDMAEIAELYELRAMLLGLASSRAARLASQEDIEQFVEATHHLRILADNDASATIYKREVLSAQALLIAMSNSKWLSDMYQLISNQSLWRVMVRGKSVVFGSKERRQQSATDWTTLARTVADRDPTASEAAARALIGASWDYVRERRSGK; via the coding sequence ATGACCGAGGCCGACGCCACGCCCCGCACTCCCCGCTCGCCCAGCACGCCGCGCCGCCGCGCCGACGGCGGCAACTACAGCCCCCAATCCCTGCCCGAGCAGGTCGCGGACAAGCTGCTGCAAGCCATCCTGGACGGCGAAATCCCTTCCGGCGCGCGCCTTCCCGAAATCGCACTGGCAGAGGAATACAAGGTCAGCCGCGCGACCATACGCGACGCGCTGGCGCAGCTGGAACGGCATCACTTCGTCGAAAAGCTGCCGCGTTTCGGCTGCCGGGTGATCGAGGTCGACATGGCGGAAATCGCGGAGCTGTACGAGCTGCGGGCCATGCTGCTCGGCCTGGCGTCGTCGCGGGCGGCACGCCTGGCGTCCCAGGAAGACATCGAGCAGTTCGTCGAAGCCACGCACCACCTGCGCATCCTGGCCGACAACGACGCCAGCGCCACGATCTACAAGCGCGAAGTGCTGTCCGCCCAGGCGCTGCTGATCGCCATGTCCAACAGCAAGTGGCTGTCGGACATGTACCAGCTGATCTCCAACCAGTCCCTATGGCGCGTCATGGTCCGCGGCAAGAGCGTCGTGTTCGGCTCCAAGGAGCGCCGCCAGCAATCCGCCACCGACTGGACCACGCTCGCCCGCACCGTGGCCGACCGCGACCCCACCGCCAGCGAAGCCGCCGCCCGCGCGTTGATCGGCGCATCGTGGGATTACGTGCGGGAACGGCGGAGTGGGAAGTAG
- a CDS encoding Bug family tripartite tricarboxylate transporter substrate binding protein, giving the protein MNNAVSKRSRPGWFLALSAASWVIHSAATAASSLCPTGSIQLIVPWPAGGGTDLQARVIAEPLAQRLGKQIVVVNRPGAGGVVGTNSFVNNAKPDGCTLLLATGAANTAAPYLFKDLQYDPVADFTPVAFVAAAPNVLYVGNKSPYRTAQDFIAAARANPGKYTYGSGGIGASSHLAGALFTKLAGLDMVHVPYQGAAPALAALLGGQVDISVDTAAQIAQVRSGGLRALAVASQRRLQALPDVPTFDEVGVKGLYYAFWGGVAGPKGMPQAMVQELNQAVNDVVNEPKVRDYFIANGGEVNPMTPAAFRSFWLDELKRNKDIVALAGAKAN; this is encoded by the coding sequence GTGAACAATGCTGTTTCCAAGCGGAGTCGGCCGGGCTGGTTCCTGGCCCTGTCCGCCGCATCCTGGGTAATCCATTCCGCCGCCACGGCCGCGAGTTCGCTATGTCCCACGGGATCGATACAGCTGATCGTGCCCTGGCCGGCCGGCGGCGGTACCGACCTGCAGGCGCGCGTCATCGCGGAACCGTTGGCGCAGCGCCTGGGCAAGCAGATCGTGGTGGTGAACCGGCCGGGCGCGGGAGGCGTGGTGGGCACCAACAGCTTCGTCAACAATGCGAAACCCGATGGCTGCACGCTCTTGCTGGCGACCGGCGCCGCCAATACGGCCGCGCCCTATCTGTTCAAGGACTTGCAGTACGACCCTGTGGCCGACTTCACCCCCGTCGCATTCGTCGCCGCCGCACCCAACGTCCTGTACGTGGGCAACAAGTCGCCGTACAGAACCGCGCAGGACTTCATCGCGGCCGCCCGCGCCAACCCAGGCAAATACACCTACGGCAGCGGCGGCATCGGCGCATCCAGCCATTTGGCCGGCGCCTTGTTCACCAAGCTGGCCGGCCTGGATATGGTCCACGTGCCATACCAGGGCGCGGCGCCCGCGCTGGCCGCGCTGCTGGGCGGGCAGGTGGATATCTCCGTCGATACGGCGGCGCAGATCGCCCAGGTGCGCTCGGGCGGGCTGCGTGCGCTGGCCGTGGCGTCCCAGCGTCGCCTGCAGGCGCTGCCCGACGTCCCGACCTTCGATGAAGTCGGCGTCAAGGGGTTGTACTACGCCTTCTGGGGCGGCGTGGCGGGGCCCAAGGGCATGCCGCAGGCGATGGTCCAGGAGTTGAACCAGGCCGTCAACGACGTCGTGAACGAGCCCAAGGTGCGTGACTATTTCATCGCCAACGGCGGCGAAGTGAACCCCATGACGCCGGCCGCGTTCCGGTCCTTCTGGCTGGACGAATTGAAACGCAACAAGGACATCGTCGCGCTGGCGGGAGCGAAGGCGAATTGA
- a CDS encoding 2-hydroxymuconate tautomerase, whose protein sequence is MPCRRTSPRRFSKATSWTKRPARPENPTALHSPRTKENAMPYVRIEMLEGRTEEQKAAIAKVVTEALEQHAAATPQSVFVVFEDVARENWAVGGTLISQRKPVAS, encoded by the coding sequence TTGCCCTGCCGGCGGACGTCGCCGCGCCGGTTTTCGAAGGCAACATCATGGACAAAGAGGCCGGCAAGGCCTGAAAATCCCACGGCACTTCATTCACCGCGAACCAAGGAAAACGCAATGCCGTACGTACGTATAGAAATGCTGGAAGGCCGAACCGAGGAACAGAAGGCGGCGATCGCCAAGGTGGTGACCGAAGCCCTGGAGCAGCACGCCGCCGCCACTCCGCAAAGCGTCTTTGTCGTGTTCGAGGACGTGGCGCGCGAGAACTGGGCCGTCGGGGGTACGCTGATTTCGCAACGCAAGCCCGTCGCATCCTAG
- a CDS encoding LysR family transcriptional regulator has translation MTATMPDDREFAYGHLKLRHLHLMHLLESEKSITRAAQAMHLTQPAVSAMLKELEAQFGIRMVERTAQGVLLTPAARAALRRFSIALAEVGAAHEEALRAQQHEGLRLRVGALTLATLELLPRALSLLLDESPDVQIEISEGTVEGLTDALMRGELDCIIGRVGAPWAKAPHEARIEQLKLYDEQRCLVCRPGHPLATHRRVNLAALGRYRWVLQPVPSSTRLVFDELFLERGMVPPAPTIESVSAHSNMEIVAATDLLGIAPQALARPHIATGRLHAIATDALLPRMSISLIWRRASGADPLLARLRRALVAAGAARSTRRRGARSPD, from the coding sequence ATGACTGCCACGATGCCGGACGACCGCGAATTCGCCTACGGGCACCTCAAGCTCAGGCACCTGCACCTGATGCATCTGCTGGAAAGCGAGAAATCCATCACCCGCGCGGCACAGGCCATGCACCTGACCCAGCCCGCGGTCAGCGCCATGCTGAAAGAACTGGAAGCCCAGTTCGGCATCCGCATGGTCGAGCGCACCGCGCAGGGCGTGCTGTTGACGCCGGCCGCGCGCGCCGCGCTGCGGCGGTTTTCGATCGCGCTGGCTGAAGTCGGCGCTGCCCACGAAGAAGCCCTGCGCGCCCAGCAGCATGAAGGACTGCGCCTGCGCGTCGGCGCGCTCACCCTGGCCACGCTGGAGCTGCTTCCCAGAGCCTTATCGCTGCTGCTCGACGAATCGCCCGACGTGCAGATCGAGATTTCGGAAGGCACGGTCGAAGGATTGACCGACGCCTTGATGCGCGGCGAACTCGATTGCATCATCGGCCGCGTCGGCGCGCCTTGGGCCAAGGCGCCGCATGAAGCGCGCATCGAACAGCTCAAGCTGTATGACGAGCAGCGCTGCCTGGTGTGCCGGCCAGGGCATCCGCTGGCCACGCACCGCCGCGTGAACCTGGCGGCGCTGGGCCGATATCGCTGGGTGCTTCAGCCCGTCCCGTCATCCACCCGGCTGGTGTTTGACGAACTGTTCCTGGAGCGCGGCATGGTGCCGCCGGCCCCGACGATCGAATCGGTGTCGGCCCATTCGAACATGGAGATCGTGGCCGCGACGGATCTGCTGGGAATCGCGCCGCAGGCCCTTGCGCGCCCGCACATTGCCACGGGGCGGCTGCACGCGATCGCTACCGACGCCCTGTTGCCACGCATGTCGATCTCGTTGATCTGGCGCCGCGCCAGCGGCGCCGACCCGCTCCTGGCGCGGCTGCGGCGCGCATTGGTCGCCGCCGGCGCGGCGCGGAGCACCAGGCGCCGTGGCGCTCGTTCCCCTGATTGA
- a CDS encoding Bug family tripartite tricarboxylate transporter substrate binding protein: protein MKRVMAAMAFAGAIVCVAGAMQPASAAGYPDRPIRLITPFPPGGGSDVVARIIGEKLGSLLGQGVIIENKAGAGGSLGTAFVARAAPDGYTLVLGSTATHAINPSLYKDLGYDPIKDFAPVSPVASTPLLLMVNASVPATNVAELIALAKKRGASNEMTFASAGTGSAQHLGGELFKMMTGTKIMHVPYKGAGPALVDLMAGQVDMDFDTMGSALPQAGSPKLKVLGISSLSRNPVLPNVPAIAETVPGYEMITWYGLFAPRGTPPEIVERLNAAVRQALDAKDVRDKFGTLAIEPTWSSSADFAALVDRDVPKWRKVIEQSGAKVD from the coding sequence ATGAAACGAGTAATGGCCGCGATGGCGTTCGCGGGTGCGATTGTGTGCGTGGCGGGCGCGATGCAGCCCGCGTCGGCCGCGGGTTATCCCGACCGGCCCATCCGGCTGATCACGCCGTTCCCGCCGGGCGGAGGCTCCGATGTGGTGGCGCGGATCATCGGCGAAAAGCTGGGCAGCCTGCTGGGGCAGGGTGTCATCATCGAGAACAAGGCCGGCGCCGGCGGCAGCCTGGGCACCGCCTTCGTCGCGCGCGCCGCGCCCGATGGCTACACCCTGGTGCTGGGGAGTACCGCCACGCACGCGATCAACCCCAGCCTGTACAAGGACCTGGGCTATGACCCCATCAAGGACTTCGCGCCGGTGTCGCCGGTCGCCTCCACGCCGCTGCTGCTGATGGTCAATGCCTCGGTGCCGGCCACCAACGTGGCCGAACTGATCGCCCTGGCGAAGAAGCGGGGCGCCAGCAACGAAATGACGTTCGCATCGGCCGGCACGGGGTCAGCGCAGCATCTGGGCGGCGAGCTGTTCAAGATGATGACGGGCACCAAAATCATGCACGTGCCCTATAAGGGTGCGGGCCCGGCCCTGGTGGACCTGATGGCGGGCCAGGTCGATATGGATTTCGACACCATGGGGTCGGCGCTTCCGCAGGCAGGCTCGCCCAAGCTGAAGGTGCTGGGCATCAGCAGCCTGTCGCGCAACCCGGTGCTGCCGAACGTGCCCGCGATCGCCGAAACCGTGCCGGGCTACGAGATGATCACCTGGTACGGATTGTTCGCACCCCGCGGCACGCCGCCGGAGATCGTCGAGCGGCTGAACGCGGCGGTCAGACAGGCGCTCGACGCCAAGGACGTGCGGGACAAGTTCGGCACCCTGGCGATCGAGCCCACGTGGAGTTCCTCCGCCGATTTCGCGGCCCTGGTGGACCGCGACGTGCCGAAGTGGCGCAAGGTCATCGAACAATCGGGAGCCAAAGTTGATTAG
- a CDS encoding glutamate cyclase domain-containing protein, translated as MDTVACENIDRAMNIEMRDHGSLPRGMKWSMYLMAREAAGMSLVHAAAREFDRAPCQVLLASGAAVPEHMPVGENDGPIGTVTLARALVAIGHTVRIVTDGAAAAPFRGLLRALGVQADVLEIGLDDAGMQQELAQAHDVFCAIERLGGNANGIIYGATGVSRAPHRANLDLLFDTARSLGKRTIGIGDGGNEIGFGNVHARLSREWPQYDYRQATSCGGGVYSVAETDVLLVANSSNLGAHAVTAGLALLRGDLSLCHTAEQELALAHVGVGLGLIDGGSGQLRPWCDGVPPRANAAVVEIMRTIVAQSLAPAGRRAF; from the coding sequence GTGGATACCGTCGCTTGCGAGAACATCGACCGCGCGATGAACATCGAGATGCGGGACCACGGCAGCCTGCCGCGCGGCATGAAATGGTCCATGTACCTGATGGCGCGCGAAGCCGCTGGCATGTCGCTGGTACACGCTGCCGCGCGGGAATTCGATCGCGCGCCGTGCCAGGTCCTGCTGGCCAGCGGGGCGGCCGTGCCTGAACACATGCCGGTGGGCGAGAACGACGGGCCCATCGGCACGGTGACGCTGGCGCGCGCGCTGGTGGCGATCGGCCACACGGTGCGCATCGTCACCGACGGCGCGGCCGCGGCGCCATTTCGCGGGCTGCTGCGCGCGCTGGGCGTCCAGGCCGACGTGCTGGAGATCGGGCTGGACGACGCGGGCATGCAGCAGGAGCTGGCGCAGGCCCATGACGTTTTTTGCGCCATCGAACGGTTGGGCGGCAACGCCAACGGCATCATCTACGGCGCCACCGGCGTGTCGCGCGCGCCGCACCGCGCCAACCTGGACCTGCTGTTCGATACGGCCCGGTCCCTGGGCAAGCGCACGATCGGAATCGGCGATGGCGGCAACGAAATCGGCTTCGGCAATGTCCACGCGCGCCTGTCGCGGGAGTGGCCGCAGTACGACTATCGGCAGGCCACGTCCTGCGGTGGCGGCGTGTATTCGGTGGCCGAGACCGACGTACTGCTGGTGGCCAACAGTTCGAACCTGGGCGCGCATGCGGTGACGGCGGGGCTTGCCTTGCTGCGCGGCGATCTGTCGCTATGCCACACCGCCGAGCAGGAACTCGCGCTGGCCCATGTCGGCGTGGGCCTGGGCCTGATCGACGGCGGCAGCGGCCAATTGCGCCCCTGGTGCGATGGCGTGCCGCCGCGGGCCAACGCCGCGGTAGTGGAGATCATGCGCACCATCGTCGCCCAGTCGCTGGCGCCGGCGGGACGCCGCGCCTTCTGA
- a CDS encoding M24 family metallopeptidase, translating into MTARRTPTANLERLNRLMDEAGLDAVVLRSGQNFTYLSGVVYPGTLARHQDLSDSTRAVLLVWPRHGTPVIVANKTAAGLARRDAWVEQVVTYEGYVQSPYEMVAQVLHDAGLGSARVGLERDYVNVRDWELLRQHAPALQMMDCTAVMDRVRWVKTDEEVRMIRRAADLLDDVYQEVFERIRPGDTERKIHADMMATCLSKGFEWAHGILNSDKNTIPYAGESDVVIGVGDVIRTDYVAYLHGYPGHQSRNVVLGEPSAEQRRDYEINLDIYRTAIDRCRVGARVGDLYDYVMTEFQKNDWSYNSLLIGHGVGAWWHQQEPILRRGSDVLLEQGMVLALEPHKDHWHVQDMVLVGKGAPTLLSAKFNTDRPYIVR; encoded by the coding sequence ATGACCGCAAGAAGAACGCCGACCGCCAACCTGGAGCGGCTCAATCGCCTGATGGACGAGGCCGGGCTGGATGCTGTGGTCCTGCGTTCCGGCCAGAACTTCACCTATCTGTCCGGCGTGGTGTATCCGGGTACGCTCGCCCGGCATCAGGATCTGTCGGATTCGACGCGCGCGGTGCTTCTGGTGTGGCCGCGCCATGGCACGCCCGTGATCGTCGCCAACAAGACGGCGGCGGGCCTGGCGCGGCGCGACGCCTGGGTCGAGCAGGTCGTCACCTACGAGGGCTATGTGCAATCCCCTTATGAAATGGTGGCGCAGGTTTTGCATGATGCCGGGCTGGGCAGCGCTCGCGTGGGCCTGGAGCGCGACTACGTCAACGTGCGTGACTGGGAGCTGCTGCGGCAGCATGCGCCCGCGCTGCAGATGATGGACTGCACGGCGGTGATGGACCGCGTGCGTTGGGTCAAGACAGACGAAGAAGTGCGGATGATCCGGCGCGCGGCCGATCTGCTGGACGATGTCTACCAGGAAGTGTTCGAGCGCATACGTCCCGGCGATACGGAGCGCAAGATCCACGCGGACATGATGGCCACCTGCCTGTCCAAGGGCTTCGAATGGGCGCATGGCATCCTGAATTCCGACAAGAACACGATCCCCTACGCGGGTGAAAGCGACGTCGTGATCGGCGTCGGCGACGTGATACGCACGGACTATGTCGCCTACCTGCACGGGTATCCCGGCCATCAGTCGCGCAACGTGGTCCTCGGCGAGCCGAGCGCCGAACAGCGGCGCGACTATGAGATCAACCTGGACATCTATCGGACCGCGATCGACCGCTGCCGGGTGGGCGCGCGCGTGGGCGATCTATACGACTACGTGATGACCGAGTTCCAGAAGAACGATTGGTCGTACAACTCGCTGCTGATCGGCCATGGGGTCGGTGCGTGGTGGCACCAGCAGGAACCCATATTGCGCCGTGGTTCGGACGTCTTGCTGGAACAAGGCATGGTGCTGGCGTTGGAGCCGCACAAGGACCACTGGCACGTGCAGGACATGGTGCTGGTGGGAAAGGGGGCGCCCACGCTGCTGTCGGCGAAGTTCAACACCGATCGGCCGTACATCGTGCGGTGA
- a CDS encoding DUF3606 domain-containing protein, with protein MSDNLTDRGPRDRSRIALEEDWEMRYWTKEFGCTPEQLRDAVHKAGSNSVDKVREYLKK; from the coding sequence ATGTCCGACAACCTGACCGACCGCGGCCCGCGCGACCGTTCCCGCATCGCGCTGGAAGAAGACTGGGAAATGCGCTACTGGACCAAGGAATTCGGCTGCACGCCCGAGCAACTGCGCGACGCCGTCCATAAGGCCGGCAGCAACTCGGTCGACAAGGTCCGCGAATACCTGAAGAAGTAG
- a CDS encoding GNAT family N-acetyltransferase encodes MPDQHANRPLSDSIEFRLATPSDDITRLTALLHRAYAQLGDMGLRYMAVDQTDEVTLARMAQAECHVALLDGAYVGTVLFKPPERTSGSPWLERPDVAGVAQLAVDPVLQKHGLGTRLMALVEARASACGAREIALDTAEPATHLRRWYESLGYRFVEYVQWKHANYRSVVLSKTLDMTMLPTQQRPADFVDVAAYSQQDKPRRVQIDIRYAGGDNFIGRPVAGYGANKCLLTRAAASAAMRVVDALEPYGLTLRFLDAYRPQRAVDDFIAWAGTPGDEKMKPAYYPEVDKQNLFKEGYLAQRSSHSRGSAMDVAIAAIDGAPGEMLDFGTAYDYFGRESHPSYPALSPMQRANRLLLRTLMVQAGFKPIETEWWHFQLADEPYPRTYFDFPVE; translated from the coding sequence ATGCCCGATCAGCACGCCAATCGCCCTCTATCCGATTCCATCGAGTTTCGCCTGGCCACGCCGAGCGACGACATTACGCGGCTGACGGCCCTGCTGCACCGCGCCTACGCGCAACTTGGCGACATGGGCTTGCGCTACATGGCTGTCGACCAGACCGACGAAGTCACGCTGGCGCGCATGGCGCAGGCTGAATGCCATGTCGCCTTGCTGGACGGCGCCTACGTCGGGACCGTCCTCTTCAAGCCCCCGGAACGCACCAGCGGCAGCCCCTGGCTGGAGCGTCCGGACGTGGCGGGCGTGGCGCAATTGGCGGTGGATCCTGTCCTACAGAAGCACGGGCTGGGGACGCGCCTGATGGCCCTGGTCGAGGCGCGCGCCTCAGCGTGCGGCGCGCGCGAGATCGCTCTCGATACGGCGGAGCCGGCCACGCATTTGCGACGCTGGTACGAATCGCTCGGCTACCGCTTCGTCGAGTACGTGCAGTGGAAGCACGCCAACTACCGAAGCGTGGTCCTGAGCAAAACCTTGGATATGACGATGCTCCCGACACAGCAACGGCCCGCCGATTTCGTCGATGTCGCGGCATATAGCCAGCAGGACAAGCCGCGCCGCGTCCAGATCGACATCCGGTATGCGGGCGGCGATAACTTCATCGGGCGGCCTGTCGCGGGATACGGCGCGAACAAGTGCCTGCTTACGCGGGCGGCGGCGAGCGCCGCCATGCGGGTCGTCGATGCGCTCGAACCCTATGGCCTGACCTTGCGATTCCTGGACGCCTATCGTCCCCAGCGCGCCGTGGACGATTTCATCGCCTGGGCGGGAACGCCAGGCGATGAAAAGATGAAGCCTGCCTATTATCCCGAGGTCGACAAACAGAACCTGTTCAAGGAAGGTTATCTGGCGCAAAGATCCAGCCACAGCCGGGGTAGCGCCATGGATGTCGCCATTGCGGCGATCGACGGCGCGCCGGGCGAAATGCTGGATTTCGGCACGGCGTATGACTATTTCGGCCGGGAATCCCACCCGTCGTACCCGGCGCTGTCGCCGATGCAGAGGGCCAACCGGCTGCTGCTGCGCACCTTGATGGTCCAGGCGGGGTTCAAGCCGATCGAGACGGAATGGTGGCATTTCCAGCTCGCCGACGAGCCCTACCCGCGCACCTACTTCGATTTCCCCGTGGAGTAG
- the kdsA gene encoding 3-deoxy-8-phosphooctulonate synthase: protein MSHSIVSIAPDIVCGNDRPFVLFGGINVLESLDLALRACEHYQNVTRKLGIPYVFKASFDKANRSSMHSYRGPGLEEGLKIFEAVKAEFGVPVLTDVHEPWQADPVAQVVDVLQLPAFLARQTDLAVALARTGRIINIKKPQFMSPSQIQNVVEKIVEAGNEQVILCDRGSSFGYDNLVVDMLGFGVMKKVSGNRPVIFDVTHALQQRAAGAAASGGRREQVVELARAGIGAGLAGLFLEAHPDPDNAKCDGPSALPLDKLEPFLTQLKRLDDLVKSFEPLDIR from the coding sequence ATGTCCCACTCCATCGTTTCCATCGCGCCGGATATCGTTTGCGGCAACGACAGGCCTTTCGTGCTGTTCGGCGGCATCAATGTGCTGGAGTCGCTCGATCTGGCCTTGCGGGCGTGCGAGCACTACCAGAACGTGACGCGCAAGCTGGGCATCCCTTACGTCTTCAAGGCGTCGTTCGACAAGGCGAACCGGTCGTCGATGCACTCCTATCGGGGGCCCGGGCTGGAAGAAGGGCTGAAGATATTCGAAGCGGTGAAGGCGGAATTCGGTGTGCCGGTGCTGACCGACGTGCATGAGCCCTGGCAGGCCGATCCGGTCGCGCAGGTCGTCGACGTGCTGCAATTGCCGGCCTTCCTGGCCAGGCAGACGGACCTGGCGGTGGCCCTGGCCCGGACCGGGCGGATCATCAATATCAAGAAGCCGCAGTTCATGAGCCCGTCGCAGATCCAGAACGTGGTCGAGAAGATCGTCGAAGCCGGCAACGAGCAGGTCATCCTGTGCGATCGCGGCAGCAGTTTCGGCTACGACAATCTGGTGGTCGACATGCTGGGCTTCGGCGTGATGAAGAAGGTCAGCGGCAACCGGCCGGTGATTTTCGACGTCACCCACGCGCTTCAGCAACGCGCCGCCGGCGCCGCGGCCTCCGGCGGGCGCCGTGAACAGGTGGTGGAGCTGGCGCGGGCCGGCATCGGCGCCGGCCTGGCCGGGCTGTTCCTGGAGGCCCATCCGGACCCGGACAACGCCAAATGCGATGGCCCCAGCGCCTTGCCGCTGGACAAGCTGGAGCCTTTCCTGACGCAGCTCAAGCGCCTGGACGACCTGGTCAAGTCCTTCGAGCCCCTGGACATCCGCTGA